The Vibrio crassostreae genomic interval ACGCGGATGCCGCAGGTGTCGCTGCGGTTATCGTACCGAAAGATCGCTCTTCACCGTTAACAGCAACGGTAAGCAAGGTAGCGTGTGGTGCGGCTGAAACAGTTCCTCTCGTGCGTGTAACCAACCTAGCTCGCACAATGCGTGCACTGCAAGAGCAGGGCGTATGGTTTGTGGGTACGGCAGGTGAAGCAACGCATGATATCTACCAAGCGAAACTAACAGGCCCTCTTGCGGTAGTTATGGGTGCAGAAGGTGACGGTATGCGTCGTCTAACGCGTGAAACCTGTGATGATCTGATTAAGATCCCAATGGCAGGTAGCGTGTCGAGCTTAAACGTTTCTGTAGCATCCGGTATCTGTTTATTTGAAGCAGTACGCCAGCGTTTAGCTCAGTAATAGATTGAAAATATTCAAATATTAAACGCTCATTACTTAGGTGGTGGGCGTTTGTTTTATCTGCTCAAATAGGGTGG includes:
- the rlmB gene encoding 23S rRNA (guanosine(2251)-2'-O)-methyltransferase RlmB, giving the protein MSNEFIYGIHAVKAVLEKDPARFIEAYVLKGRQDERLLPLLNQLQQFGVSIQQMGRKPLDEKAQGANHQGIIAKVKPAKQLNETHLDDILAQHEQPLLLVLDGVTDPHNLGACLRNADAAGVAAVIVPKDRSSPLTATVSKVACGAAETVPLVRVTNLARTMRALQEQGVWFVGTAGEATHDIYQAKLTGPLAVVMGAEGDGMRRLTRETCDDLIKIPMAGSVSSLNVSVASGICLFEAVRQRLAQ